From Paraburkholderia fungorum, the proteins below share one genomic window:
- a CDS encoding uracil-xanthine permease family protein, with translation MQPASSAASREADGVESSADLVYGLNDRPAPTIAFVAALQHLLAILVPIVTPGLLICQALGVSSRDTTLIVSMSLVISGIATFLQCKRVGPLGAGLLIVQGTSFNFVGPLIAGGSLMVKQGTPVQTVMAAIFGVVIAGSFVEMAVSRILPFVKRLITPLVTGIVVLLIGLTLIKVGLISMGGGYGAISKGDFASVGNLTLSCLVLGTIIVLNRVPVVWIRSTALVIALVIGYVVAGAMGRLDFTGARQAALFQIPTPLHFGIGFSWSLFVPMLIIYLVTSLEAIGDVTATSKVSKEPVEGPVWMRRIKGGVLVNGFNSLLAGFFNTFPSSVFAQNNGVIQLTGIASRHVGLWIAGMLVVLGLFPPVAGLLQAVPEPVLGGAAMVMFGAVAASGINILAGIRLDRRALLIIAVSLALGLGVSQVPEILNSLPHALKNVLESGVATGGICALILNWFLPEKA, from the coding sequence GTGCAACCCGCCTCCTCTGCGGCTTCCCGTGAAGCCGACGGCGTCGAATCTTCCGCCGATCTCGTCTACGGTCTCAATGACCGCCCCGCACCGACCATCGCCTTCGTGGCCGCGCTTCAGCATCTGCTCGCGATCCTCGTGCCGATCGTGACGCCCGGGCTCCTTATTTGTCAGGCGCTCGGCGTGTCCAGCCGGGATACCACGCTGATCGTGTCGATGTCGCTTGTCATCTCCGGTATCGCGACTTTTCTGCAGTGCAAACGCGTCGGCCCGCTCGGCGCGGGTCTACTGATCGTTCAGGGTACGAGCTTCAATTTTGTCGGCCCGCTGATCGCGGGCGGCAGCCTGATGGTCAAGCAGGGGACGCCGGTGCAAACCGTGATGGCCGCCATTTTCGGCGTCGTCATCGCGGGTTCTTTCGTCGAAATGGCCGTCTCGCGCATCCTGCCGTTCGTCAAGCGGCTGATCACGCCGCTCGTCACCGGCATTGTCGTGCTGCTGATCGGCCTGACGCTGATCAAGGTCGGCCTGATCAGCATGGGCGGCGGTTACGGTGCGATCTCGAAGGGCGACTTCGCGAGCGTCGGCAACCTGACGCTGTCCTGCCTCGTCCTGGGCACCATCATCGTGCTGAACCGCGTGCCGGTCGTGTGGATTCGCAGCACCGCACTGGTCATCGCGCTGGTCATTGGTTATGTCGTCGCGGGCGCGATGGGACGCCTCGATTTCACCGGGGCGCGGCAGGCGGCGCTGTTTCAGATTCCGACGCCGCTGCATTTCGGCATTGGCTTCTCGTGGTCGCTGTTCGTGCCGATGCTGATCATTTACCTCGTCACGTCGCTCGAAGCGATCGGCGATGTCACGGCCACCAGCAAGGTGTCGAAGGAGCCGGTCGAAGGGCCGGTATGGATGCGGCGGATCAAGGGCGGCGTGCTCGTCAACGGTTTCAATTCGTTGCTGGCCGGATTTTTCAACACGTTTCCCAGTTCGGTCTTCGCGCAGAACAACGGTGTCATTCAGTTGACGGGGATCGCCAGCCGCCATGTCGGCCTCTGGATCGCCGGCATGCTGGTCGTGCTCGGCCTGTTCCCGCCGGTCGCGGGCCTGTTGCAGGCGGTGCCCGAGCCTGTGCTCGGCGGCGCTGCGATGGTGATGTTCGGCGCGGTGGCCGCGTCGGGGATCAACATTCTCGCGGGCATCCGGCTCGACCGCCGGGCGCTGCTGATCATCGCGGTGTCGCTCGCGTTGGGGCTCGGCGTGTCGCAGGTGCCGGAGATTCTGAACAGCCTGCCGCACGCGCTGAAAAACGTGCTCGAATCGGGCGTCGCGACAGGCGGAATCTGCGCGCTGATATTGAACTGGTTCCTGCCGGAAAAGGCGTGA